One Streptomyces sp. V4I8 genomic window carries:
- a CDS encoding phosphatase PAP2 family protein, protein MPHAETAGVEATPRTRLRWWTELPLILLVYACYSAGRLLARGDVSHAVDHGLAILDIEKALHLNAEHPLNRLFTSEPWLGVPADFWYASLHYLVTPALLVWIFRSRTVRYRAARTWLMTSTFIGLIGFTLLPTCPPRLLAESYGFVDTMAQYSSYGWWGGEASAPRGLGGMTNQYAAMPSLHVGWALWCGVVLWRYGGTRLTKVAAVAYPLITTIVVMGTANHYFLDAAAGAAVMGVGLLLTPYVLRTADRVRALFGAEAAPVATAGTASGGRVAKGTRETVTVASDNASSSNVSGGCQTSAGERIPRQRESRIGSGAEPSASPKDAGDGAPAPAR, encoded by the coding sequence ATGCCACACGCCGAGACAGCTGGCGTGGAGGCGACGCCGCGGACCCGCCTGCGCTGGTGGACCGAGCTGCCGCTGATACTGCTGGTCTACGCCTGCTACTCGGCGGGCCGCCTGCTCGCCCGGGGCGATGTCAGCCATGCCGTCGACCACGGCCTCGCGATCCTCGACATCGAGAAGGCCCTGCACCTCAACGCGGAGCACCCCCTCAACCGGCTCTTCACCAGCGAGCCCTGGCTCGGCGTGCCCGCCGACTTCTGGTACGCGTCACTGCACTACCTGGTCACGCCCGCCCTCCTGGTCTGGATCTTCCGGTCCCGCACCGTGCGCTACCGCGCGGCCCGCACCTGGCTGATGACGTCGACCTTCATCGGCCTGATCGGCTTCACCCTGCTGCCCACCTGCCCGCCCCGGCTGCTCGCCGAGAGCTACGGCTTCGTGGACACGATGGCCCAGTACAGCTCGTACGGCTGGTGGGGCGGCGAGGCCAGCGCGCCCCGGGGGCTCGGCGGCATGACGAACCAGTACGCGGCCATGCCGAGCCTGCACGTCGGCTGGGCGCTGTGGTGCGGGGTGGTGCTGTGGCGGTACGGCGGGACGCGCCTCACGAAGGTGGCGGCCGTCGCCTACCCCCTGATCACCACGATCGTCGTGATGGGCACCGCCAACCACTACTTCCTCGACGCGGCCGCGGGCGCCGCCGTGATGGGCGTCGGGCTGCTGCTGACGCCGTACGTGCTGCGGACCGCCGACCGGGTGCGGGCGCTGTTCGGGGCGGAGGCCGCCCCCGTCGCGACGGCCGGAACGGCCTCGGGCGGCAGGGTCGCGAAGGGGACGCGGGAGACCGTCACCGTGGCCTCCGACAACGCTTCTTCCTCAAATGTCAGTGGCGGATGCCAGACTTCCGCGGGTGAGCGAATTCCACGGCAGCGCGAGTCCCGGATCGGATCCGGAGCCGAGCCGAGTGCCTCCCCCAAGGACGCGGGGGACGGCGCTCCGGCACCGGCTCGCTGA
- a CDS encoding M6 family metalloprotease domain-containing protein: MSREPLPEVPVPRQFPLLRGTGLLRDRHRLRSTAAVFTTMSALAATSLVAGPSVAEPFDTAPCALKRTAAHHSEGLDTWNAAYPRPTRRLDAVMVFLSFPDSAPQTTPAELTADHFPATTRFFERASYGRFTLRPHPLRQWIRMPRPSTAYAIQRDWRVTDRAAYLRDALAAADRQVDFSRYDIVYFVADPDAPGVDSDATKVVNLDAPLRADGTDIRRVVTVFENHPPDRLVLAHETGHVFDLPDLYHRPVDGKGDWDTYVGDWDLMGSQFGMAPDLFGWHKWKLGWLEPRQVVCVQGRGGGPVRLTLEPLSAAPGIPAQTGAAGSPGAFGSRGAFDADAAFGTHGASGAYGTSGAYGGVPGFGLGNGTKLAVVPTGPESALAFEVRGPVGNDLRTCRQGVLVYRVRSQTESGGGPVEVVDAHPRSEACWEESVYPPLADAPVGLGESFTVPEEGVRVDVEGRTLSGAWTVKITAIG, from the coding sequence GTGTCCCGTGAACCGCTCCCGGAGGTCCCCGTGCCGCGTCAGTTCCCCCTGCTCCGTGGGACGGGCCTGCTGCGGGACCGGCACCGACTGCGCAGTACCGCGGCGGTGTTCACCACGATGTCGGCGCTCGCGGCGACCTCCCTGGTCGCCGGCCCCTCGGTCGCCGAGCCGTTCGACACGGCGCCGTGCGCACTCAAGCGGACCGCGGCCCACCACTCCGAGGGCCTGGACACCTGGAACGCCGCCTATCCGCGCCCGACCCGGCGGCTCGACGCGGTCATGGTGTTCCTGTCCTTTCCGGACTCCGCCCCCCAGACGACACCCGCCGAACTGACGGCCGACCACTTCCCGGCCACCACCCGCTTCTTCGAACGGGCCTCCTACGGCCGGTTCACCCTGCGCCCGCATCCGCTCCGGCAGTGGATCCGCATGCCGCGGCCGTCCACGGCGTACGCCATACAGCGTGACTGGCGCGTCACCGACCGCGCCGCCTATCTGCGGGACGCCCTCGCCGCGGCGGACCGGCAGGTGGACTTCTCCCGCTACGACATCGTCTACTTCGTCGCCGACCCGGACGCGCCCGGCGTCGACTCGGACGCCACGAAGGTCGTCAACCTGGACGCCCCGCTGCGGGCCGACGGCACGGACATCCGGCGCGTCGTCACCGTCTTCGAGAACCATCCGCCGGACCGGCTGGTCCTGGCCCACGAGACCGGCCATGTCTTCGACCTGCCGGACCTGTACCACCGCCCGGTGGACGGCAAGGGCGACTGGGACACCTACGTCGGCGACTGGGACCTGATGGGCAGCCAGTTCGGCATGGCACCGGATCTGTTCGGCTGGCACAAGTGGAAGCTGGGGTGGCTGGAGCCGCGGCAGGTGGTGTGCGTGCAGGGCCGGGGTGGCGGGCCGGTGCGGCTGACGCTGGAGCCGCTGTCGGCGGCCCCGGGGATCCCGGCCCAGACGGGTGCGGCCGGGTCACCCGGCGCCTTCGGGTCCCGGGGCGCGTTCGACGCGGATGCCGCCTTCGGTACGCATGGCGCGTCCGGGGCGTACGGCACGTCCGGGGCGTACGGCGGGGTACCGGGCTTCGGGCTGGGCAACGGCACCAAGCTCGCCGTGGTCCCCACCGGCCCGGAAAGCGCCCTCGCCTTCGAGGTGCGCGGCCCGGTGGGCAACGACCTGCGGACCTGCCGGCAGGGGGTGCTGGTGTACCGGGTGCGCAGTCAGACCGAGTCCGGCGGCGGACCGGTCGAGGTGGTCGACGCCCATCCGCGCAGCGAGGCCTGCTGGGAGGAGTCCGTTTATCCGCCGCTCGCGGACGCGCCGGTCGGGCTCGGCGAGAGCTTCACGGTGCCGGAGGAGGGGGTGCGGGTGGATGTGGAGGGGCGCACGCTTTCGGGGGCGTGGACGGTGAAGATCACGGCGATCGGGTAG
- a CDS encoding histidine phosphatase family protein produces MAPRILLARHGQTAWSLSGKHTGRTDVPLLEEGRRGAKLLGERLHRPPYDGLAGVEIRTSPLSRARETCELAGFGERARTWDTLMEWDYGAYEGMTPAEIQAVRPGWLIWRDGVPEGESLSEVTARADEAVAWALEEDRDVLVFAHGHILRSIGARWLGLPLDFAARIRLNPTSLSVLGWAYGEPAIESWNDLGHLAA; encoded by the coding sequence ATGGCACCGCGCATCCTGCTGGCCCGGCACGGACAGACGGCGTGGTCGCTGTCCGGCAAGCACACGGGCAGGACCGATGTGCCGCTTTTGGAGGAGGGCCGCCGGGGCGCGAAGCTGCTGGGCGAGCGTCTGCACCGCCCGCCGTACGACGGGCTGGCGGGGGTCGAGATCCGCACCAGCCCGCTGTCACGCGCGCGTGAGACGTGCGAACTCGCCGGTTTCGGCGAACGCGCGCGTACCTGGGACACGCTCATGGAGTGGGACTACGGCGCCTACGAGGGCATGACACCGGCGGAGATCCAGGCCGTCCGGCCCGGCTGGCTCATCTGGCGCGACGGCGTGCCGGAGGGCGAGAGCCTGTCCGAGGTGACGGCCCGGGCCGACGAGGCGGTGGCATGGGCGCTCGAGGAGGACCGTGACGTGCTGGTCTTCGCGCACGGCCACATCCTGCGGTCCATAGGCGCGCGCTGGCTGGGGCTGCCTCTCGACTTCGCGGCACGGATCCGGCTGAACCCGACGTCACTGTCGGTGCTGGGGTGGGCGTACGGGGAGCCGGCGATCGAGAGCTGGAACGACCTGGGCCACCTGGCGGCGTAG
- a CDS encoding decarboxylase, whose amino-acid sequence MTALGFLYPGHSAEDDYPRIEQLLASDIRLDLVHTDIGEDAHRVDALLRMGSAERLAQGVEALRLTGAEAVVWACTSGSFVYGWEGAHEQVRSLAVTAGMPASSTSFAFAHAVQELGVRRVAIGATYPDDVAGLFAEFLRAAGTEVVSVRGSGIITAAEVGTWGEKELFALAREADHPDAEAILLPDTALHTASHLPALEQHLSKPVLTANQVTVWEALRLTDRRVNAPELGSLFTREPIVQV is encoded by the coding sequence ATGACCGCACTCGGATTTCTCTACCCGGGCCACTCGGCGGAGGACGACTACCCACGCATCGAACAGCTGCTCGCCAGCGACATCCGGCTCGACCTGGTGCACACCGACATCGGCGAGGACGCGCACCGGGTGGACGCGCTGCTGCGGATGGGCTCGGCGGAGCGGCTCGCGCAGGGCGTGGAGGCGCTGCGGCTGACCGGCGCCGAGGCGGTGGTGTGGGCGTGCACGAGCGGCAGCTTCGTCTACGGCTGGGAGGGCGCCCACGAGCAGGTGCGCAGCCTCGCCGTCACGGCGGGCATGCCGGCGTCGTCGACGTCCTTCGCCTTCGCGCACGCGGTCCAGGAACTCGGGGTGCGGCGGGTGGCGATCGGCGCGACGTACCCGGACGACGTGGCCGGACTCTTCGCGGAGTTCCTCCGCGCGGCCGGCACGGAGGTGGTGTCGGTCCGCGGCTCCGGCATCATCACCGCGGCCGAGGTCGGCACCTGGGGCGAGAAGGAGCTGTTCGCCCTGGCGCGAGAGGCGGACCACCCCGACGCCGAGGCGATCCTCCTCCCCGACACGGCCCTGCACACCGCCTCCCACCTCCCCGCCCTGGAACAACACCTCTCCAAGCCCGTCCTCACCGCCAACCAGGTAACGGTCTGGGAGGCCCTCAGGCTCACGGACCGCCGCGTGAACGCCCCGGAACTGGGCTCACTGTTCACGAGGGAGCCGATCGTGCAGGTGTAG
- a CDS encoding aspartate/glutamate racemase family protein gives MDISFLGGPRPQRGVGVVAPFDFALDRELWRWVPDEVSLHLTRTPYVPVEVSLDLARLVSEHETLSDGVRTLTAIAPEVVAYACTSGSFVGGIAGERAMCEAMTRAGAIPAVTTSGALLEALTELGVRRVALVTPYTVSVTRALEEYVAEAGTVVTGCAFMGLTRHIWKVPYRDVADMARQAVRRDADALFISCTNLPTYDVIPQLEAELRIPVISANQVTMWAALRRLGTRAVGPYQALIDPAARIDPQARGGAALPEVPDVPEQEQQ, from the coding sequence CTGGACATCTCCTTCCTCGGCGGACCTCGACCCCAGCGTGGGGTCGGAGTCGTCGCTCCCTTCGACTTCGCGCTGGACCGTGAGCTCTGGCGCTGGGTGCCGGACGAGGTCTCGCTGCACCTGACCCGAACGCCCTACGTGCCGGTCGAGGTCAGCCTCGATCTGGCCCGCCTCGTCAGCGAACACGAGACGCTGAGCGACGGCGTCCGCACCCTGACCGCGATCGCGCCCGAGGTGGTCGCCTACGCCTGTACCTCCGGCAGCTTCGTCGGCGGCATCGCGGGCGAGCGGGCGATGTGCGAGGCGATGACCCGGGCGGGCGCGATACCGGCGGTCACCACGTCCGGAGCGCTGCTGGAGGCCCTCACCGAACTCGGCGTACGACGCGTCGCGCTGGTGACCCCGTACACCGTGTCGGTCACGCGGGCGCTGGAGGAGTACGTCGCGGAGGCGGGGACCGTGGTCACCGGGTGCGCCTTCATGGGGCTGACCCGGCACATCTGGAAGGTGCCGTACCGCGATGTGGCCGACATGGCCCGCCAGGCCGTACGCCGCGACGCCGACGCCCTCTTCATCAGCTGCACCAATCTCCCCACCTACGACGTGATCCCCCAACTGGAGGCGGAACTGCGCATACCGGTTATCTCGGCCAACCAGGTGACGATGTGGGCTGCGCTGCGCCGACTGGGTACTCGCGCGGTGGGGCCGTACCAGGCGCTGATCGACCCGGCGGCACGGATCGACCCGCAGGCGCGTGGCGGTGCGGCACTTCCGGAGGTACCGGATGTACCTGAGCAGGAACAGCAGTAG
- a CDS encoding sensor histidine kinase, with amino-acid sequence MRWALVKVCLAVTTMVVVAFAVPLGLVIREMARDRAFSNAEREAAAVAPALSITTDRDQLERVVASAGSDAGMAVHIPASGDSAAVDLGRRRAAADDIATVRRLGRASTSEVPGGSTLLQPVALSSGEIAVVEVYVPDAEVTNGLTTAWAVLAGVGLALIVGSVAVADRLGVRMVRPAQRLVEGAHELGEGKLGARVPEEGPTELRLAAVAFNSMADQVVQLLANERELAADLSHRLRTPLTVLRLNAASLGDGPAAEQTRAAVAQLEREVDTIIRTARDAKPQTVAAGPGAGCDAAEVVRERMAFWSALAEDEGRKVRVAGVDRPVRIPVSRADLAAALDALLGNVFRHTPEGTAFAVDVHNGEDAVIVLVSDAGAGISDPEAAMARGRGSGNAGSTGLGLDIVRRLAESTGGDVRIGSSVLGGTEVRIWIQLDGRAPVRRGHRGSVRRRRPGKLVSTFNRPRSLP; translated from the coding sequence ATGAGGTGGGCACTGGTCAAGGTCTGTCTCGCGGTCACCACCATGGTCGTGGTCGCCTTCGCTGTCCCGCTCGGACTCGTCATCAGGGAGATGGCCCGCGACCGCGCCTTCTCCAACGCCGAGCGGGAGGCCGCGGCCGTCGCCCCGGCACTGTCCATCACCACCGACCGGGACCAGCTGGAGCGGGTCGTCGCCTCGGCCGGGTCGGACGCGGGGATGGCCGTGCACATACCGGCCTCCGGTGACTCGGCGGCCGTCGACCTCGGGCGACGGCGCGCCGCCGCCGACGACATCGCGACCGTACGACGGCTGGGCCGCGCCTCGACCAGCGAGGTACCCGGCGGCTCCACGCTGCTCCAGCCGGTCGCGCTGAGCTCCGGTGAGATCGCCGTCGTCGAGGTGTACGTCCCCGACGCGGAGGTCACCAACGGCCTCACCACGGCCTGGGCGGTCCTCGCAGGCGTCGGCCTCGCGCTGATCGTCGGTTCGGTCGCGGTCGCCGACCGGCTGGGCGTACGGATGGTGCGGCCCGCGCAGCGCCTGGTCGAGGGCGCGCACGAACTGGGTGAGGGCAAGCTGGGCGCCCGGGTCCCCGAGGAGGGGCCCACCGAACTGCGGCTGGCCGCGGTCGCGTTCAACTCGATGGCCGACCAGGTGGTGCAACTCCTCGCGAACGAGCGTGAGTTGGCCGCCGACCTGTCCCATCGCCTGCGGACACCCCTGACCGTGCTGCGCCTGAACGCCGCCTCGCTCGGGGACGGTCCGGCCGCCGAGCAGACCCGGGCCGCCGTCGCCCAGCTGGAGCGCGAGGTCGACACGATCATCCGTACGGCCCGGGATGCCAAGCCGCAGACCGTGGCCGCCGGTCCGGGCGCCGGGTGCGACGCGGCCGAGGTGGTGCGCGAGCGCATGGCGTTCTGGTCGGCGCTGGCGGAGGACGAGGGCCGCAAGGTGCGGGTGGCCGGCGTGGACCGGCCGGTGCGCATACCCGTGTCCCGGGCGGATCTGGCGGCCGCGCTGGACGCCCTGCTCGGCAACGTCTTCCGGCACACGCCCGAGGGCACGGCCTTCGCGGTCGACGTGCACAACGGCGAGGACGCGGTGATCGTGCTCGTCTCGGACGCGGGGGCCGGCATCTCCGACCCCGAGGCGGCGATGGCCCGCGGTCGGGGCTCGGGCAACGCCGGCTCGACCGGGCTCGGCCTGGACATCGTGAGACGGCTCGCGGAGTCGACGGGCGGGGACGTACGGATCGGGTCGTCGGTGCTCGGCGGGACCGAGGTGCGGATCTGGATCCAGCTGGACGGGCGGGCCCCCGTGCGCAGGGGGCATCGGGGGTCGGTCCGAAGACGCCGACCCGGCAAATTGGTCTCGACCTTTAACCGTCCCCGATCCCTTCCTTAA
- a CDS encoding response regulator transcription factor has product MASVLVVEDDQFVRSALIRHLTDAAHTVRSVGTALEALREVAHFRFDVVILDLGLPDLDGSEALKMLRGITDVPVIIATARDDEAEIVRLLNAGADDYLTKPFSVEHLSARMAAVLRRARSGSGEAAPSSVLRVGGLTVDPLRRQAELDGVSLDLTRREFDLLAFLAGRPGVVVPRKELLAEVWQQSYGDDQTIDVHLSWLRRKLGETAASPRYLHTLRGVGVKLEPPR; this is encoded by the coding sequence ATGGCAAGTGTGCTCGTGGTCGAGGACGACCAGTTCGTACGCTCGGCGCTCATCCGGCACCTGACCGACGCCGCCCACACGGTGCGCAGCGTCGGTACGGCACTGGAGGCGCTGCGCGAGGTCGCCCATTTCCGCTTCGACGTGGTGATCCTGGACCTCGGTCTGCCCGATCTGGACGGCTCCGAGGCCCTGAAGATGCTGCGCGGCATCACGGACGTGCCGGTGATCATCGCCACCGCACGGGACGACGAGGCGGAGATCGTCCGGCTGCTGAACGCCGGGGCGGACGACTATCTGACCAAGCCGTTCTCGGTCGAGCACCTGTCGGCCCGGATGGCCGCAGTCCTGCGCCGGGCCCGGTCGGGCAGCGGGGAGGCCGCGCCGTCGAGCGTGCTCCGCGTCGGCGGTCTGACCGTCGACCCGCTGCGCCGCCAGGCCGAGTTGGACGGCGTGAGCCTGGACCTCACCCGCCGAGAGTTCGACCTCCTCGCCTTCCTGGCCGGGCGGCCCGGCGTCGTCGTACCGCGCAAGGAACTGCTCGCCGAGGTGTGGCAGCAGTCGTACGGCGACGACCAGACCATCGATGTCCATCTGTCCTGGCTGCGCCGCAAACTGGGCGAGACGGCGGCCAGTCCGCGCTATCTGCACACCCTGCGGGGGGTCGGCGTGAAGCTGGAGCCACCGCGATGA
- a CDS encoding spermidine synthase, with the protein MGKSRNARRRSAEAEAVVERVDGGLAELIPDRDRARAWTLLVDGAPQSHVDLDDPAYLSFEYQRRLGHVIDLVAPPGKPVRVVHLGGGALTLARYVAATRPRSTQQVVERDALLVQLVRRELPLDPGARIRVRSADARDGLAKVPDGWADLVIADVFSGTRTPAHLTSTEFLDDVRRVLAPGGVYAANLADGPPLAHLRGQIATAADRFAELALAADPAVLRGKRFGNAVLVASDRPLPVAELTRRAASDPHPARVEHGKALTDFTGGAAPVTDLAAVASPAPPPSVFR; encoded by the coding sequence ATGGGAAAGTCCAGGAACGCCAGGCGCCGGTCGGCCGAGGCCGAGGCCGTCGTCGAACGCGTCGACGGCGGACTCGCCGAGCTGATACCCGACCGGGACCGCGCCCGGGCCTGGACGCTCCTCGTCGACGGGGCTCCCCAGTCGCACGTCGACTTGGACGACCCGGCATACCTCTCCTTCGAGTACCAGCGGCGCCTGGGGCACGTCATCGATCTCGTCGCCCCGCCGGGCAAACCGGTACGCGTGGTTCACCTCGGCGGAGGTGCCCTCACCCTCGCCCGCTATGTCGCCGCCACCCGGCCCCGTTCCACCCAGCAGGTCGTCGAGCGGGACGCCCTCCTCGTCCAACTGGTCCGCCGGGAGCTGCCGTTGGATCCGGGCGCCCGGATCCGGGTGCGGTCGGCGGACGCCCGGGACGGTCTCGCCAAGGTGCCCGACGGGTGGGCCGACCTCGTCATCGCCGACGTCTTCAGCGGGACCCGTACCCCTGCCCATCTGACCTCGACGGAGTTCCTCGACGACGTACGCAGGGTCCTGGCGCCCGGCGGCGTCTACGCCGCCAACCTCGCGGACGGCCCGCCGCTCGCGCATCTGCGCGGCCAGATCGCCACCGCCGCCGACCGGTTCGCGGAACTCGCCCTGGCCGCCGACCCGGCCGTACTGCGCGGCAAACGCTTCGGCAACGCCGTCCTCGTCGCATCCGACCGGCCGCTCCCCGTCGCCGAACTGACCCGTCGCGCCGCCTCCGACCCGCATCCCGCCCGCGTCGAGCACGGCAAGGCGCTCACCGACTTCACCGGTGGGGCCGCCCCCGTGACCGACCTTGCGGCGGTGGCCTCCCCGGCCCCGCCCCCGTCGGTGTTCCGGTGA
- a CDS encoding LLM class flavin-dependent oxidoreductase: MPADETRGTPHGTAPAPLSVLDLVTVSAGHTATDALRTSVDLARLAESRGFHRYWVAEHHSMPGVASSSPAVILAHIAAHTTRIRLGSGGVMLPNHAPLVIAEQFGTLEAMAPGRIDLGLGRAPGTDGATAAALRRTDHLNEGADDFPEQLAELTRFLDDDFPDGHPYRRIHAVPGPVQATSPGGVQSPHRPPIWLLGSSGFSARLAAVLGLPFAFAHHFSAQNTVPALDLYRESFRPSAVLDRPYALIGVSALATDDEKEARRQVKAAALSMIRLRTGRPGLIPTPEEAEAYEFTPLEREFADSWNANVVHGTPDEVRAGLDDLHKRTGADELMITSNAPGMDVRLRSYELIADAYDLPTT, translated from the coding sequence GTGCCGGCAGACGAGACCCGAGGCACCCCACACGGCACCGCCCCGGCCCCCCTCTCCGTACTCGACCTGGTCACGGTCAGCGCCGGACACACCGCCACCGACGCCCTCCGCACCAGCGTCGACCTCGCCCGCCTCGCGGAGTCCCGCGGCTTCCACCGCTACTGGGTCGCCGAGCACCACTCCATGCCCGGCGTCGCGTCCTCGTCCCCCGCCGTGATCCTCGCCCACATCGCCGCCCACACCACCCGCATCCGCCTCGGCTCCGGCGGCGTGATGCTCCCCAACCACGCCCCGCTCGTCATCGCGGAACAGTTCGGCACCCTGGAGGCCATGGCCCCCGGCCGCATCGACCTCGGCCTCGGCCGCGCCCCCGGCACGGACGGCGCCACAGCCGCCGCCCTTCGCCGCACGGATCACCTCAACGAGGGCGCCGACGACTTCCCCGAGCAGCTCGCCGAACTCACCCGCTTCCTCGACGACGACTTCCCGGACGGCCACCCCTACCGCCGTATCCACGCCGTCCCCGGCCCCGTCCAGGCGACCTCACCCGGCGGCGTCCAGTCCCCGCACCGCCCCCCGATCTGGCTACTCGGCTCCTCCGGCTTCAGCGCCCGCCTGGCCGCGGTCCTCGGCCTGCCCTTCGCCTTCGCGCACCACTTCTCGGCACAGAACACCGTCCCGGCCCTGGACCTGTACCGCGAGTCCTTCCGGCCCTCGGCCGTCCTCGACCGCCCGTACGCCCTCATCGGCGTCTCCGCCCTCGCCACCGACGACGAGAAGGAGGCCCGCCGCCAGGTCAAGGCCGCCGCCCTCAGCATGATCCGCCTGCGCACCGGCCGCCCCGGCCTCATCCCCACCCCCGAGGAAGCCGAGGCCTACGAATTCACCCCGCTGGAGCGCGAGTTCGCCGACTCCTGGAACGCCAACGTCGTCCACGGCACCCCCGACGAGGTCCGCGCCGGCCTCGACGACCTCCACAAGCGCACCGGCGCCGACGAGCTGATGATCACGAGCAACGCCCCCGGCATGGACGTACGCCTGCGCTCGTACGAACTCATAGCGGACGCCTACGACTTGCCGACCACCTGA
- a CDS encoding putative bifunctional diguanylate cyclase/phosphodiesterase — protein sequence MSGTSEWPTHAADLIGVAVTESNAQSSPGTGSTPCPYSSAFSAAPLAMAVVDREGLVTGANASFTELLGTPPGALTGAVAADLVDLPSDARAWHAYREVLRGRQARLRCTRRLKHRDGHSLWVQVTVAPLPDEETGGVLLSVADISDHRELQARLRHLEMHDPVTRLPNRSLFFERLSAALEVESYDESGTTGRIGLCYLDLDGFMAINDTLGHRVGDKLLAAVAERLTHCAEEAGHARSIPPLVARLGGDEFALLVEDSTGTEQLADLAESVLESLRAPFDLGGRRLSVSASIGVVERQAAGTTPTALMAAADTTLYWAKADGKDRWTLFDPERNAHLMTRQALASTLRPAIERGEFALEYQPLVSMEDGRLRGVEALVRWNHPQFGVLAPNRFIGLAEEDGSIVPLGRWILATACRQAQAWQVAHPDEPPIFVSVNVAVRQVWDSDLVADVARILDETGLAPHLLQLELTESAVMGSAGRPIQDLQALSDMGVRIAIDDFGTGYSNLAYLSRLPVSVLKLDGSFVRGFQYESDNNAAVPPNPADEVVVEAMIDLAHRLGLTVTAECVETLAQASRLRRIGCDTGQGWLYSRPVSPDRISELLGVRV from the coding sequence GTGAGCGGAACGTCCGAATGGCCGACGCACGCGGCAGACCTCATCGGGGTAGCCGTCACAGAGAGTAACGCGCAGTCATCCCCCGGTACGGGATCGACGCCCTGTCCCTATTCCTCCGCGTTCTCCGCCGCCCCCCTGGCGATGGCCGTGGTCGACCGCGAGGGCCTGGTGACCGGCGCCAACGCTTCCTTCACCGAACTGCTGGGTACGCCACCGGGCGCACTGACCGGGGCCGTCGCCGCCGATCTGGTGGACCTCCCCTCCGACGCGCGCGCCTGGCACGCGTACCGCGAGGTGCTGCGCGGCAGACAGGCCCGACTGCGCTGCACACGACGCCTGAAACACCGCGACGGACACTCCTTGTGGGTCCAGGTCACGGTCGCGCCGCTGCCCGACGAGGAGACCGGCGGCGTCCTGCTCTCCGTCGCCGACATCAGCGATCACCGTGAACTCCAGGCGCGGCTGCGCCACTTGGAGATGCACGACCCGGTGACCCGGCTGCCCAACCGCAGCCTGTTCTTCGAGCGCCTATCGGCCGCGCTGGAGGTGGAGTCGTACGACGAGAGCGGCACCACCGGCCGAATCGGCCTGTGCTACCTGGACCTTGACGGCTTCATGGCGATCAACGACACCCTCGGCCATCGCGTCGGCGACAAGTTGCTGGCCGCCGTGGCCGAACGGCTCACGCACTGCGCCGAGGAGGCGGGCCACGCCAGATCCATCCCGCCCCTGGTGGCCCGGCTCGGCGGGGACGAATTCGCCCTGCTCGTCGAGGACTCGACGGGCACCGAGCAACTGGCCGACCTCGCCGAGTCGGTACTCGAATCCCTGCGGGCACCCTTCGACCTGGGCGGCCGGCGCCTGTCGGTGTCGGCGTCGATCGGCGTGGTGGAACGCCAGGCGGCCGGCACCACTCCCACCGCCCTGATGGCGGCCGCCGACACGACGCTGTACTGGGCGAAGGCCGACGGCAAGGACCGCTGGACGCTCTTCGACCCCGAACGCAACGCCCACCTCATGACCCGCCAGGCCCTCGCGTCCACGCTCCGCCCCGCCATCGAGCGCGGTGAGTTCGCCCTGGAGTACCAGCCGTTGGTCAGCATGGAGGACGGCCGGCTGCGCGGTGTCGAGGCGCTTGTCCGCTGGAATCATCCTCAGTTCGGCGTACTGGCGCCGAATCGGTTCATCGGACTGGCCGAGGAGGACGGTTCCATCGTGCCGCTCGGCCGCTGGATCCTGGCGACCGCCTGCCGCCAGGCACAGGCCTGGCAGGTGGCGCACCCCGACGAGCCGCCGATCTTCGTGAGCGTGAACGTCGCCGTCCGCCAGGTCTGGGACTCCGACCTGGTGGCGGACGTCGCCCGGATCCTCGACGAGACCGGACTCGCCCCGCATCTGCTCCAGTTGGAGCTGACCGAGTCGGCGGTGATGGGCTCGGCGGGACGCCCGATCCAGGACCTCCAGGCGCTCAGTGACATGGGCGTGCGCATCGCGATCGACGACTTCGGCACGGGCTACTCGAACCTCGCGTACCTGAGCCGGCTGCCGGTCTCGGTCCTGAAGCTGGACGGTTCCTTCGTACGCGGCTTCCAGTACGAGAGCGACAACAACGCGGCCGTCCCGCCGAATCCGGCCGACGAGGTCGTCGTCGAGGCGATGATCGATCTGGCCCACCGGCTGGGGCTGACGGTCACCGCGGAGTGCGTGGAGACCCTGGCGCAGGCCTCACGGCTGCGGCGGATCGGGTGCGACACCGGACAGGGGTGGCTGTACTCGCGGCCGGTGTCGCCGGATCGTATCTCCGAGTTGCTGGGTGTGCGGGTCTGA